One window of Diabrotica undecimpunctata isolate CICGRU chromosome 8, icDiaUnde3, whole genome shotgun sequence genomic DNA carries:
- the LOC140448274 gene encoding very long chain fatty acid elongase 7-like has product MGIITDIVDDLTGNIDPRHDAYIASSPYFPCGFLLAYIFIIKILGPKLMQNRQPYNIKNILIGYNLIQILVNAFIVYEGTYVYFSNSNWVCIDTTEKDLLADARKNYYFLKLLDCVETVFFILRKKYQQASFLHIYHHTGIVIAAFMGFRYDFGDTVLIIGGLNSLTHVLMYVYYLLSALDSRWSKYTTIKKGITILQIVQLNVILFSLTTAKLIPGCKSVPPYTLFIWTLQNVFMINLFVRFYIRSYVNNQKSVSKKK; this is encoded by the exons ATGGGGATTATTACTGATATTGTAGATGATTTAACTGGTAATATTG atccGAGACACGATGCCTATATCGCCTCATCTCCATACTTTCCCTGTGGATTTTTGTTAgcctatatttttattattaaaatacttgGACCAAAACTTATGCAAAATAGACAaccttataatattaaaaatattttaattggctACAACTTAATTCAAATTCTAGTTAACGCGTTTATCGTTTATGAA gGCACATATGTTTATTTCTCAAACTCAAATTGGGTATGTATAGATACGACAGAGAAAGATCTTTTAGCAGATGCAAGGAAGAATTATTATTTCCTTAAGCTACTGGACTGTGTTGAAACA gttttttttatattacgGAAAAAGTATCAACAGGCTAGTTTTCTTCACATATATCACCATACTGGTATAGTCATAGCTGCTTTCATGGGATTTAGATACGACTTTGGAGACACTGTCTTGATAATTGGTGGTTTAAATTCACTAACACATGTTTTAATGTATGTTTACTATTTGTTAAGCGCTTTAGATTCCAGATGGAGCAAATATACCACAATAAAGAAGGGTATAACGATATTACAGATT GTGCAACTGAATGTGATCTTGTTTTCGTTGACAACAGCAAAACTTATTCCAGGCTGTAAATCAGTGCCGCCGTATACTTTATTTATCTGGACTTTGCAAAATGTATTTATGATCAACTTATTTGTAAGATTTTATATAAGATCGTATGTAAATAACCAAAAGAGTGTTAgtaagaaaaaataa